Below is a window of Chiroxiphia lanceolata isolate bChiLan1 chromosome 9, bChiLan1.pri, whole genome shotgun sequence DNA.
CTGGAGCCGGCGCATTCCTGGCATGGGGCACGGAGCAGGGATGCTCCTAGGCAGGTTGGGGAGGAGGAACTGGTTGAGGCAGGAAGTGTGGCTGCCTCTTGGCTCCCGACATGCTGTGGGAAGCACGGGTTAAACCAAGCCCAACCTGTCTTCTAGGTGAATTTCTATAACGACCACACCAAGGTGATCATTAGCAAGCCTGACCACTCCTGCCTTGTCACCTACATCAACCGGGAGCGCAACTCCTACACTTACAAGCTGTGCAGTatccaggagctgggctgctctCCTGAGCTCCACCACCGCCTCAGATACATCCTCAAGCTCCTCCAAGAATGGGCTGAGGCCTAGCATGGACCCTGGGGGACCTTCTCTGGACATAAAGgtctccccctgccctcccacgGGATGGGAGGTATGTTGTGGTGCTGGCTGCCCAGCTGGGCACTCTGTATCCTGGTGCTCAGCTGGACTCTGGACTAAGATGTGGATGTGGTTCCAGCAGCAGGTCTGGATATccttgctgctccctggctcTGGGCAATCTCTGTCTTTCCATCTCCAGCTCCCGCTCTCGTTGTGCTGATCTTGGTGAAGTGGACTGGGGTGGtacagggaggtggtggtgggtgaGTGTCCTTCAGCCAGGTTTGGGGCTGGTTGTGTCTTGTTTGGGGCTGGTAACTGCCTGTGGTGGGAGCTCAGGCTGCCCTGGCCTGCCCAGGGTGATGCACCAGTTGCGCAGACCCTCTGCATAGCCTGGAGAGGACTGGCACAGCCTTGACCTCAAGCCTTGGGTGCTGTGGGGTAGAAAAAACCCCTTTCTGGGGTGGACAAGGGGTGAAGGGTGatgcctgccctgccaggggctctgggCTGGTGTGTGCCACTCCACAACTGCTACACTAAGGAGGGTGTTGTGCTGGGCCCAACTGTGTCCTGTCTGTTTCCAAATTGTGAATTGTCTGGTACAACTTGAGGTTTGATTAAAGGGGGGGGATGGGATCTGAGGACTTTCCTGGAGAAGCCCTCATCTTGTTGGGACCCAGGGTAGTTTCTTATTTCAAGGCAGTCTCTGCCATGTGGGACTATTTATGTATCTTATTTATatggaattatttattttcctgttggtCTGTCTGTGTGCAGCTACCCTCTCCCTGACTCACCTCAATAAAAACTTGTTTAAGGGCAAACTGTGTCTGCCTTGTCTGAACCTGGAGTCACAAAAGGCTTCAGCATCATCCTTGCTCTAGGGCTGCTTTTGTCTGCCAGGGATAACCCTTCTTGCCACTGACTGCTGGGGGACAAGgtcagggatgcagggaggaaGGGTGCAAGGAGTCCATGTGGTACCTCCACTGCTTTTAGGGGACTGGCAGGAAGGGCAGAGTTAGCTCTTGCTGTTGCCAGTggagcttcctcagctgcttcttgCTGCTGCCAAACTCATTCCCAATTCCCTCTGCACTTGGACTAACCCATCTGCCCTTCTCattctgctgagctgcagaaggCAGGAGTTATGACTTAGGTGGTGCAGGAGTTGCCTGGGTCCTTGAACTATGACACCTTGTGTGATGGGATATGAGCTGGGCATGAAGCCAGGAAAGAGCCCTGTGAGCTTGCTTTGAAGGTGATCCGTGTAATCAAtctgcctgggagcagcttgTGCTGTGGGAAGCAGCCTGGGCTGTTCCAACAGCCTTGGGCCGTTGCCTGGTTTTTTGGGTTGTGTTTGCTGCCGCTTGGGTCTTTTTGCAAACCACAGTAGTGGGAGCTACAGTGTGGGTGTGAGCTGAGGTTGGAGTGAGCATCCCTCTCTTGCTCCATGCACATATCATGGCCAAAGATTCCAGGTATGAGCCACAGATGGACAAAACCTCTTTatttcagctgctctttccCTACAGCTCTACAAGACTGGGTGGAGGGAAAGGCACGTGCTACTCAAAGTAGACCCCATGCACTGTGGCCACAGCGAAGAGGGAGGCATTGGAGAAGGTGGCAGAGGCAAAGCTGTCAGTGTCAGGGTCCCATAGTGCCCGGCTGGCCACCAACAGgctctgctggccctgctggcccAGCACCACATGGCAGATCAGCTTGTAGCGGGGTGGCACCACCTCCTTGGCCcggctctgcagcagctcaacCACGCTCTGGGCTAGTGGGGCACTGCCCTGAGGGCTGTAGACAGTGGTCCCCAGGGCACTGGCCAGGGCCCTCTCCAGCACCCGCTGCACCTGCCCCGCGTTGAACTTGCAGCCTTCGTCTGGCCCCATCCTGTAAGTGTTTTTGGGGCGGGTCTTGAGGATGGGCTGGAACAGGGGGAGCCCAGAGAAGCTAACACGTCTGTGGAACATCCAAGGACCAATGGAGGGGCGCCTGCTCCCTGGGACCACCCCGAATGAGCTGCGGCGGCTGAGGACGGAGTTGCGGCGGGAGAGCTGGAGTGGTGGTTTGCCTTCCTCAgagccccgggctgggggctgggagcCACGGCGTGTGGCAGGGAGTGGAGAGGCTTCAGTGTTGTCTGCAGCCATcacctgggctggcagggccaTCTCTGGGCAAGGCTGCTCACCCATTTGGGTGGCCTGGAAAGGAGATGAAGCTCTGAGTGTCAGGGGGAGGCAGATgtcccacagcctctctgcttCACTTCTCCCCGCCCTCTGCAAATCTCACACCTCCTGCCGTGTGAGTCCCTGCGGGGCAAGATGCAGAGAGGCTGGAAGGTCCATGGCAGCTGCCTTCCCATCTCCACACCTCCATGCCCATCAGATTCAGCCAGCTGGGGCTGATTCAGCACAGCCATGAACGGTCCACCCAgccctctgcttttcctcctggcacaggtgagcagctccttccccagctctcctgtcTGCATCTGATCCCACACTTACCATTAGCCCTACTCCTGACCTGCTGGAGTAAATCCAGGGGACTTGTCTCTGGTCGATGTTGCTGCCCAGGGCCAACCTTTATCTTGCAAGTTGCCGAGAGCAGGGCCAAACCTGTTGTGCTCCTGGAACAAACCTGTTGTGCTCCTGGGTCATGAAGTGTTGCTATGTGACACTGTAGCTCTCCAGGGCCACTCTGGGGTGCGGCTTCTGTAACTCCTTGTTTCCTGGTCCCTGGACAGCCCTGTCCCACTTTGCTCCTGCCCTCTTTGCATTTTCAGCTGTGCTAGCACAAGGACAGGCATGTGCTCTCCAACTTCAGCTCTCCTTGCCAGCCCTGAAAAATTTTGGCTGGTGTTGGATGTGCAAGAAAAGACAGGGGGTGGAGAA
It encodes the following:
- the TCTEX1D4 gene encoding tctex1 domain-containing protein 4; this encodes MGEQPCPEMALPAQVMAADNTEASPLPATRRGSQPPARGSEEGKPPLQLSRRNSVLSRRSSFGVVPGSRRPSIGPWMFHRRVSFSGLPLFQPILKTRPKNTYRMGPDEGCKFNAGQVQRVLERALASALGTTVYSPQGSAPLAQSVVELLQSRAKEVVPPRYKLICHVVLGQQGQQSLLVASRALWDPDTDSFASATFSNASLFAVATVHGVYFE